In one Janibacter cremeus genomic region, the following are encoded:
- a CDS encoding acyltransferase family protein, producing MSLTRITGGLTTSAGTQRLAALDGYRGLFVVLVLLYHFGVTALVGGWVGINHFFAFSGYLITRLLISEFAKNGTIDVLRFYRRRAERLLPALLVACSAILVSGFFAGSADRHRDAGDVLATVFFVQNWRLVSQEDAYFEQVGDPSPLRHAWTLGVEEQFYLLVPALVALIFLLFRRSRTGRFVVVAGLALASAWWTAHLAGSGVDFSRLYYGTDTRAQALLVGAAMAVLIGRDHRGRLGRRPSLPMTQVIGVLGFAISLSAFFVVGARSEWLFTSGGMLLFAVGAGMMGLTATDPRPMLINRIAGWAPAALLGQMTYGLYLYHWPIHLWLGPALEALPLAVSVLVQLAVTVVVAFVSFRWLEVPVLQHGFGVLLPDRLRRRPAGRRGRRARRGGVPVWSVPVAATAVVAVLAAFTVTRPVSTADLDVPPLVVSDGEFTRADPPVDVALLGDSVGVSLAKGWRSEDYPGVTLSNQARIGCDLIDAPLIADGEPMAEFEGCDEWRSGWPAKVQQAGSQSLLVLPGVQFIGDHEVDGELVESRSPQAAELIKRTLTDIEQRAKGAGVTDVQVATMPCRQVDPNKLDPALRQFAGPISDPANMAWVNETVTAWAKGEGDGAEPTAGVDREVLDLHGALCADGYTGEVNGIQLYEDTVHYSPAGAASVWTWLTPRLVEATHR from the coding sequence ATGAGCCTGACCCGCATCACCGGGGGGTTGACCACCTCCGCCGGCACCCAACGGCTCGCGGCCCTGGACGGGTACCGCGGGCTCTTCGTCGTCCTCGTGCTCCTCTACCACTTCGGCGTCACGGCACTCGTCGGCGGCTGGGTCGGGATCAACCACTTCTTCGCCTTCTCCGGGTACCTGATCACCAGACTTCTCATCTCCGAGTTCGCCAAGAACGGCACCATCGACGTACTGCGCTTCTACCGCCGCCGGGCCGAGCGACTGCTGCCCGCGCTGCTCGTCGCCTGCTCCGCGATCCTCGTCTCGGGGTTCTTCGCGGGGTCGGCCGACCGGCACCGCGACGCGGGTGACGTCCTCGCGACGGTGTTCTTCGTGCAGAACTGGCGGCTCGTCAGCCAGGAGGACGCGTACTTCGAGCAGGTCGGCGACCCCTCGCCGCTGCGGCACGCGTGGACCCTCGGCGTGGAGGAGCAGTTCTACCTCCTCGTGCCGGCACTCGTGGCGCTGATCTTCCTGCTCTTCCGGCGCAGCCGCACCGGCCGATTCGTCGTCGTGGCCGGGTTGGCGCTGGCCTCGGCCTGGTGGACCGCCCACCTCGCCGGCTCCGGGGTCGACTTCTCCCGCCTCTACTACGGCACCGACACCCGCGCGCAGGCGCTGCTCGTCGGGGCCGCGATGGCCGTGCTCATCGGACGGGACCACCGGGGACGACTGGGGCGGCGCCCTTCGCTCCCGATGACGCAGGTGATCGGCGTGCTCGGGTTCGCCATCTCCCTGTCGGCCTTCTTCGTCGTCGGTGCACGCAGCGAGTGGCTCTTCACGAGCGGCGGCATGCTCCTCTTCGCGGTCGGCGCCGGGATGATGGGGCTGACCGCGACCGACCCGCGCCCGATGCTCATCAACCGCATCGCCGGATGGGCGCCGGCCGCGCTGCTGGGCCAGATGACCTACGGGCTCTACCTCTACCACTGGCCGATCCACCTCTGGCTCGGCCCGGCGCTCGAGGCGCTGCCGCTCGCGGTCTCGGTCCTCGTCCAGCTCGCCGTGACCGTCGTCGTCGCGTTCGTCTCCTTCAGGTGGCTCGAGGTGCCGGTGCTCCAGCACGGCTTCGGGGTCCTCCTGCCCGACCGCCTGCGTCGGCGCCCGGCCGGCCGTCGTGGTCGACGAGCCCGCCGTGGCGGCGTCCCCGTGTGGTCGGTGCCGGTGGCCGCCACGGCCGTCGTCGCGGTCCTCGCCGCGTTCACCGTCACCCGGCCGGTGAGCACGGCCGACCTCGACGTCCCGCCGCTGGTCGTCTCCGACGGGGAGTTCACCCGCGCCGACCCGCCGGTCGACGTCGCCCTGCTCGGCGACTCGGTCGGGGTCTCCCTGGCCAAGGGCTGGCGCAGCGAGGACTACCCGGGAGTGACGCTGAGCAACCAGGCCCGGATCGGCTGCGACCTCATCGACGCACCGCTCATCGCCGACGGGGAGCCGATGGCCGAGTTCGAGGGCTGCGACGAGTGGCGCAGCGGCTGGCCGGCGAAGGTCCAGCAGGCTGGCTCGCAGAGCCTGCTCGTGCTCCCCGGCGTCCAGTTCATCGGTGACCACGAGGTCGACGGCGAGCTCGTCGAGTCCCGCAGCCCGCAGGCGGCCGAGCTGATCAAGCGCACCCTCACCGACATCGAGCAGCGGGCGAAGGGGGCCGGGGTGACCGACGTGCAGGTCGCCACGATGCCGTGCCGGCAGGTCGACCCGAACAAGCTCGACCCCGCCCTGCGGCAGTTCGCCGGCCCGATCTCCGACCCCGCCAACATGGCCTGGGTCAACGAGACCGTCACCGCGTGGGCGAAGGGGGAGGGAGACGGCGCCGAGCCGACCGCCGGCGTCGACCGCGAGGTCCTCGACCTGCACGGCGCGCTGTGCGCCGACGGTTACACCGGCGAGGTCAACGGCATCCAGCTCTACGAGGACACGGTGCACTACTCCCCGGCCGGTGCGGCGAGCGTCTGGACGTGGTTGACCCCGCGCCTGGTCGAGGCGACACACCGCTGA
- the pdxH gene encoding pyridoxamine 5'-phosphate oxidase has translation MSASPDGIIPRTPPNPDHVDYSGEGLTEDEVPAAPFALVTTWIDAARARQAYLGDVPEPLSFAVATVDADGRPDVRTVLMRFLDADGPGFVTNLDSTKSRQLQAAPVIAATLTWPSMFRAIRFRGRAERVGDTEIDAYFTDRPRGSQLSAWVSHQSAPVEGREPLERAWAEVEERYEGQDVPRPEFWGGWRIVCDELEAWAGRSNRLHDRFRWTRVAEGGLDDPAAWTLERLQP, from the coding sequence ATGAGCGCTTCTCCCGACGGGATCATCCCGCGCACCCCGCCGAACCCGGACCACGTGGACTACTCCGGCGAGGGGCTGACCGAGGACGAGGTGCCGGCTGCTCCCTTCGCCCTGGTGACGACGTGGATCGACGCCGCCCGCGCGCGGCAGGCGTACCTCGGCGACGTGCCCGAGCCGCTGTCCTTCGCGGTCGCGACGGTCGATGCCGACGGCCGCCCGGACGTGCGCACCGTGCTCATGCGATTCCTCGACGCGGACGGGCCGGGCTTCGTCACCAACCTCGACTCGACGAAGTCCCGCCAGCTGCAGGCCGCACCGGTCATCGCGGCGACCCTCACCTGGCCGTCGATGTTCCGCGCGATCCGCTTCCGCGGACGGGCCGAGCGCGTGGGGGACACCGAGATCGACGCCTACTTCACCGACCGGCCGCGGGGCTCGCAGCTGAGCGCCTGGGTCTCCCACCAGTCCGCCCCGGTCGAGGGCCGCGAGCCGCTCGAGCGCGCGTGGGCCGAGGTCGAGGAGCGCTACGAGGGGCAGGACGTGCCGCGACCGGAGTTCTGGGGCGGTTGGCGGATCGTCTGCGACGAGCTCGAGGCGTGGGCGGGGCGCAGCAACCGGCTCCACGACCGCTTCCGCTGGACCCGCGTCGCCGAGGGCGGCCTCGATGACCCCGCCGCGTGGACGCTCGAGCGCCTGCAGCCCTGA
- a CDS encoding hydroxyacid-oxoacid transhydrogenase, which produces MTTRPSSSTPESVFTYAAPKLKFGPGSVAEIGHDVAALGARTVLVVTDPQLVATGHPERVAQALRSAGLVAEVHDSAAVEPSDASLATAVERAKGAPRPDVVVAVGGGSAIDTAKAVSLLLSNPGELMDYVNAPVGGGRAPEHPVLPVVAVPTTTGTGSESTTICVLDVLAAKVKTGISHERLRPVLAVVDPELTATQPPGVTASAGMDILCHALESWTARPYTSYEHKSAEQRVPYCGANPIADMYAERAMQLLAGAFRSAVAGEESARTDMALAATFAGMGFGNAGVHVPHANAYPVAGRIHDIGSDFRPAGYDAGEAMVPHGMAVASTAPAAFEMTFSANPERHLTAAAWLDPQGLDADVAPPQRLPAVLRRLMRDIDQPSGLAEIGYTDADVDGIVSGTMQQQRLLATAPREITEEDIAGVVRASMHHW; this is translated from the coding sequence ATGACCACACGACCGAGCTCCTCCACCCCCGAGTCCGTCTTCACCTATGCCGCGCCGAAGCTGAAGTTCGGCCCCGGCTCCGTCGCCGAGATCGGCCACGACGTCGCCGCCCTCGGCGCACGCACCGTCCTCGTGGTCACCGACCCACAGCTGGTCGCGACCGGCCACCCGGAGCGGGTGGCGCAGGCACTGCGATCGGCCGGGCTCGTCGCGGAGGTCCACGACTCGGCCGCGGTCGAGCCGAGCGACGCGTCGCTGGCCACGGCCGTCGAGCGGGCGAAGGGGGCGCCCCGCCCCGACGTCGTCGTCGCCGTGGGCGGCGGGTCGGCCATCGACACGGCCAAGGCGGTCTCGTTGCTGCTGAGCAACCCCGGCGAGCTGATGGACTACGTCAACGCACCGGTCGGGGGTGGTCGGGCACCGGAGCACCCGGTGCTGCCGGTCGTCGCGGTCCCGACGACCACCGGCACGGGCAGCGAGTCGACGACGATCTGCGTCCTCGACGTGCTCGCGGCCAAGGTCAAGACGGGCATCAGCCACGAGCGGCTGCGGCCGGTGCTCGCGGTCGTCGACCCGGAGCTGACCGCGACCCAGCCGCCCGGCGTCACCGCCTCGGCCGGGATGGACATCCTGTGCCACGCCCTCGAGTCGTGGACGGCCCGCCCCTACACCAGCTACGAGCACAAGAGCGCCGAGCAGCGGGTGCCGTACTGCGGCGCGAACCCGATCGCGGACATGTACGCAGAGCGGGCGATGCAGCTGCTCGCGGGCGCCTTCCGGTCGGCCGTCGCGGGCGAGGAGTCGGCGCGGACCGACATGGCCCTGGCGGCGACCTTCGCGGGGATGGGCTTCGGCAACGCGGGCGTGCACGTGCCGCACGCCAACGCCTACCCCGTCGCCGGGCGCATCCACGACATCGGCTCGGACTTCCGGCCCGCGGGCTACGACGCGGGCGAGGCGATGGTCCCGCACGGGATGGCGGTCGCCTCGACGGCACCGGCGGCATTCGAGATGACCTTCAGCGCCAACCCGGAGCGGCACCTGACGGCGGCGGCCTGGCTCGACCCGCAGGGCCTCGACGCGGACGTCGCCCCTCCGCAGCGGCTGCCGGCCGTGCTCCGACGGCTCATGCGCGACATCGACCAGCCCTCGGGCCTGGCGGAGATCGGCTACACCGACGCGGACGTCGACGGCATCGTCTCCGGGACCATGCAGCAGCAGCGCCTGCTCGCCACCGCCCCGCGCGAGATCACCGAGGAGGACATCGCCGGCGTGGTCCGGGCGTCGATGCACCACTGGTAG
- a CDS encoding SDR family NAD(P)-dependent oxidoreductase, producing the protein MSRPLALVTGASSGIGAATARALAAAGHEVVCAARRTDRINDLAAEIDGRAVTCDVTDADDVAALVEEIGERLDVLVNNAGGAYGLDPVASADIEDWRTMYEVNVIGTLRVVQALLPALVAGEGIIVNVGSTAGRISYEGGAGYTAAKHGLATMTETMRLELVDQPVRITEIAPGMVHTEGFSLTRFKGDSERAEKVYEGVAEPLVAEDVADAITWMATRPPHVNVDLLVIKPRAQAAQHKVHRES; encoded by the coding sequence ATGTCCCGCCCGCTCGCCCTCGTCACCGGCGCCAGCTCCGGCATCGGCGCCGCCACCGCACGCGCCCTCGCCGCAGCCGGCCACGAGGTCGTCTGCGCGGCCCGTCGCACCGACCGGATCAACGACCTGGCAGCCGAGATCGACGGGCGCGCCGTCACCTGCGATGTCACCGATGCCGACGACGTCGCCGCGCTCGTCGAGGAGATCGGGGAGCGCCTCGACGTCCTCGTCAACAACGCCGGTGGCGCGTACGGCCTCGACCCGGTCGCCTCGGCCGACATCGAGGACTGGCGCACGATGTACGAGGTCAACGTGATCGGCACCCTGCGCGTGGTCCAGGCGCTGCTGCCCGCGCTCGTCGCCGGCGAGGGGATCATCGTCAACGTCGGCTCGACCGCCGGACGGATCTCCTACGAGGGCGGCGCGGGGTACACCGCCGCCAAGCACGGCCTGGCCACGATGACCGAGACGATGCGCCTGGAGCTGGTCGACCAGCCGGTGCGCATCACCGAGATCGCACCGGGCATGGTCCACACGGAAGGCTTCTCGCTCACCCGCTTCAAGGGTGACTCCGAGCGCGCCGAGAAGGTCTACGAAGGCGTCGCCGAGCCCCTCGTCGCGGAGGACGTCGCCGATGCCATCACCTGGATGGCCACCCGCCCCCCGCACGTCAACGTCGACCTGCTCGTGATCAAGCCCCGCGCGCAGGCAGCCCAGCACAAGGTCCACCGGGAGTCCTGA
- a CDS encoding MFS transporter, protein MTDEFAWRRIAIPAFGPTLLSAGALGAVVPVAALRADELGADLGTAAFVVALTGVGQLLGVLPAGSLVARIGERATLVRAGAIDVVALVVAGWAPSLWLMALALLASGFASSAFLLARQGFMIDVLPGERLARGMSLLGGSMRTGLLLGPALGALAIGPMGLQGAYAVAAVLATASLVTVVASPDLTGEHERARAAEPHSAVLSVVRLHTRLLLTQGIAVLVISALRAARLVVLPLWAIHIGLDGVDSSQIFVVAGVAELFLVYPGGWAMDRLGRVWVVTGLLVIVSGSFLVLPVAETKGALLAVALVMAIGNGLGAGIVMTLGADAAPRQDRAQFLGAWRLMGEAGNASGSLGLSAVTALVSLPAAAVSLGVVGLAGLGWARVFISRADRERVGGPADGPGRWTDKA, encoded by the coding sequence GTGACCGACGAGTTCGCCTGGCGGCGGATCGCCATCCCGGCCTTCGGCCCCACCCTGCTGTCCGCCGGTGCCCTGGGCGCGGTCGTGCCGGTCGCCGCGCTGCGCGCCGACGAGCTCGGCGCCGACCTGGGGACGGCCGCCTTCGTCGTCGCGCTCACCGGGGTCGGCCAGCTGCTCGGGGTGCTGCCGGCGGGCTCGCTCGTCGCGCGGATCGGGGAGCGGGCGACGCTGGTGCGGGCCGGGGCCATCGACGTCGTCGCCCTGGTGGTCGCCGGCTGGGCGCCGAGCCTGTGGCTGATGGCGCTCGCCCTGCTCGCGAGCGGGTTCGCGTCGAGTGCCTTCCTCCTCGCCCGGCAGGGCTTCATGATCGACGTGCTGCCGGGCGAGCGGCTCGCGCGGGGGATGTCGCTGCTCGGCGGGTCCATGCGCACGGGCCTCCTCCTCGGTCCCGCCCTCGGGGCGCTGGCGATCGGGCCGATGGGGCTGCAGGGTGCGTACGCGGTCGCGGCGGTGCTCGCCACGGCCTCGCTCGTCACGGTCGTGGCCAGCCCCGACCTCACGGGGGAGCACGAGCGCGCCCGCGCCGCGGAGCCGCACTCAGCGGTGCTGAGCGTCGTCCGGCTGCACACGCGACTGCTGCTCACCCAGGGGATCGCCGTCCTCGTCATCTCCGCCCTGCGCGCCGCCCGGCTCGTGGTCCTCCCGCTGTGGGCGATCCACATCGGGCTCGACGGCGTGGACTCCTCGCAGATCTTCGTCGTGGCCGGCGTCGCGGAGCTCTTCCTCGTCTACCCGGGCGGGTGGGCGATGGATCGTCTGGGCCGGGTCTGGGTCGTGACCGGGCTGCTGGTCATCGTCTCCGGCTCCTTCCTCGTGCTGCCCGTGGCGGAGACGAAGGGGGCGCTCCTCGCCGTCGCTCTCGTCATGGCCATCGGCAACGGCCTCGGTGCGGGGATCGTCATGACCCTCGGGGCGGACGCCGCTCCGCGGCAGGACCGGGCCCAGTTCCTCGGGGCGTGGCGGCTCATGGGGGAGGCCGGGAACGCGAGCGGGTCGCTCGGGCTGAGCGCCGTCACCGCGCTGGTCTCCCTGCCCGCAGCGGCCGTCTCGCTCGGGGTCGTCGGTCTCGCCGGTCTGGGGTGGGCGAGAGTGTTCATCTCCCGGGCCGATCGGGAGCGGGTGGGCGGCCCCGCGGACGGGCCCGGACGCTGGACGGACAAGGCATGA
- a CDS encoding metal-dependent transcriptional regulator — protein sequence MMEPVKDLIDTTEMYLRTIFELEEEGIPPMRARIAERLGHSGPTVSQTIARMERDGLVSLGANRQLVLSEEGQQLATRVMRKHRLAERLLVDIIGLEWEHVHDEACRWEHVMSERVERKILGILPDHRESPYGTPIPGLDELLSGEDEVDDYLEGMTSLSEAVESDPVGDFRVRRIGEPAQVDTDALTLLTEAQLRPGVVVQVSLDDEDRILVQRDGADVADAVALPREVADHVFVEAVAR from the coding sequence ATGATGGAGCCTGTGAAGGATCTCATCGACACCACGGAGATGTACCTCCGCACCATCTTCGAGCTCGAGGAGGAGGGCATCCCCCCGATGCGCGCCCGCATCGCGGAGCGCCTCGGCCACTCGGGACCGACCGTCTCGCAGACGATCGCCCGGATGGAGCGGGACGGACTCGTCAGCCTGGGGGCCAACCGTCAGCTCGTGCTCTCCGAGGAGGGCCAGCAGCTGGCGACGCGCGTGATGCGCAAGCACCGCCTCGCCGAGCGCCTGCTCGTCGACATCATCGGCCTGGAGTGGGAGCACGTCCATGACGAGGCCTGCCGGTGGGAGCACGTGATGAGCGAGCGGGTGGAGCGCAAGATCCTCGGGATCCTGCCCGACCACCGCGAGTCCCCCTACGGGACCCCGATCCCGGGGCTGGACGAGCTGCTCAGCGGCGAGGACGAGGTCGACGACTACCTGGAGGGCATGACGAGCCTGAGCGAGGCGGTGGAGTCGGACCCGGTCGGGGACTTCCGGGTGCGCCGGATCGGTGAGCCGGCCCAGGTGGACACCGACGCCCTGACCCTGCTCACCGAGGCCCAGCTGCGGCCCGGGGTGGTCGTCCAGGTCTCGCTCGACGACGAGGACCGGATCCTCGTCCAGCGCGACGGCGCGGACGTCGCCGACGCCGTGGCGCTGCCCCGCGAAGTCGCCGACCACGTCTTCGTCGAGGCCGTCGCGCGGTGA
- a CDS encoding C40 family peptidase, translated as MSHNVGRHRAPGRYNPATELGQIITDAGTPLAKGSAVVAASGGLVAAIAIPAQASPVDTEPAPQAVSAVQANASDRAATALEQTAAVTAPAAKASEKATKSFGKVAVEPVAKPTGPTEAELRERAERAAEREAAEREQEAAAEQAAQEQAEERQESAPSRSQERQAPAQASSEPSAPAAPAPSSGGVIDIAKQYIGTPYVYGGSTPSGFDCSGFTQYVFGKAGISLPRTTEAQRQMATPVSDPQPGDLVFFGAPAYHMGIYVGDGMMIDSPRSGKSVSIRPVFSGVSGYGRV; from the coding sequence GTGTCCCACAACGTCGGGCGCCACCGCGCCCCCGGTCGCTACAACCCGGCCACCGAGCTCGGCCAGATCATCACCGACGCCGGCACGCCGCTGGCCAAGGGATCGGCCGTCGTCGCCGCCTCCGGTGGCCTCGTGGCCGCGATCGCCATCCCCGCGCAGGCGAGCCCCGTCGACACGGAGCCCGCGCCGCAGGCCGTCAGCGCCGTGCAGGCCAACGCCTCCGACCGGGCCGCCACGGCGCTCGAGCAGACCGCGGCCGTGACCGCCCCCGCGGCGAAGGCCTCCGAGAAGGCCACCAAGTCCTTCGGCAAGGTCGCCGTCGAGCCCGTCGCCAAGCCGACCGGCCCCACCGAGGCGGAGCTGCGCGAGCGTGCGGAGCGCGCCGCTGAGCGCGAGGCCGCGGAGCGTGAGCAGGAGGCTGCTGCCGAGCAGGCTGCCCAGGAGCAGGCCGAGGAGCGCCAGGAGTCGGCCCCGAGCCGCTCGCAGGAGCGTCAGGCCCCGGCGCAGGCCTCGTCCGAGCCGAGTGCCCCGGCTGCGCCCGCCCCGTCCTCCGGTGGCGTCATCGACATCGCCAAGCAGTACATCGGCACGCCCTACGTCTACGGCGGCAGCACCCCCTCCGGCTTCGACTGCTCCGGCTTCACCCAGTACGTCTTCGGCAAGGCGGGGATCTCCCTCCCGCGCACGACCGAGGCGCAGCGTCAGATGGCCACCCCGGTGTCCGACCCGCAGCCGGGCGACCTCGTCTTCTTCGGCGCGCCCGCGTACCACATGGGCATCTACGTCGGTGACGGGATGATGATCGACTCCCCGCGCAGCGGCAAGTCCGTCAGCATCCGACCGGTCTTCAGCGGCGTCTCCGGCTACGGCCGCGTCTGA
- the mnhG gene encoding monovalent cation/H(+) antiporter subunit G: MTWTTLFDIAGAISLLLGALLAFIGAVGLVRLPDLFARMHSATKPQTLGLLLILLGLALTVRTWAAVATLLIVIGAQGLTAPVAAHMLGRSGYRSGVTEDDLLHIDELGEAYRRMQR; encoded by the coding sequence ATGACCTGGACCACCCTCTTCGACATCGCCGGGGCGATCTCGCTGCTGCTCGGCGCGCTGCTCGCCTTCATCGGCGCCGTCGGCCTGGTCCGCCTGCCCGACCTCTTCGCCCGGATGCACTCCGCGACGAAGCCGCAGACCCTCGGACTGCTGCTGATCCTGCTGGGACTGGCCCTGACGGTGCGCACCTGGGCCGCCGTGGCCACGCTGCTCATCGTCATCGGCGCCCAGGGCCTGACCGCCCCCGTCGCCGCCCACATGCTCGGCCGCTCGGGCTACCGCAGTGGCGTCACCGAGGACGACCTCCTGCACATCGACGAGCTCGGCGAGGCGTACCGCCGCATGCAGCGGTGA
- a CDS encoding monovalent cation/H+ antiporter complex subunit F — MNIILGLAMGLLLAASGLTLTRVALGPTNLDRALCLDVIIVIVTGILATQIVRSGDAAALPILVVFSLTGFVGSVSVARFMGRKEDVE; from the coding sequence ATGAACATCATCCTCGGCCTCGCCATGGGGCTGCTCCTCGCCGCGTCCGGCCTGACCCTGACCCGCGTCGCCCTCGGCCCGACCAACCTCGACCGGGCCCTGTGCCTCGACGTCATCATCGTCATCGTCACCGGCATCCTCGCCACCCAGATCGTGCGCAGCGGGGACGCGGCGGCCTTGCCGATCCTCGTCGTCTTCAGTCTCACCGGCTTCGTCGGCTCGGTGTCCGTGGCCCGCTTCATGGGCCGGAAGGAGGACGTGGAATGA
- a CDS encoding Na+/H+ antiporter subunit E translates to MTPGRIRQRISSRARGGFQPRAIIALAVIWVLLWDRITVGNAVNGLIIGAVITQIFPLPSIQYFGRIHPWPLVVLTTRFFIDLVSAAIEVSIATLDRHPPRGGSIVEVQLRVRNELYMTIISALVSLVPGSIVVEARRTANVLYVHGFHVTTPEGLEDLREDVLAVETRVVRALGSPEELAAVMGETTAKEDA, encoded by the coding sequence ATGACCCCCGGTCGGATCCGTCAACGCATCTCCTCCCGCGCCCGTGGCGGGTTCCAGCCACGCGCCATCATCGCGCTGGCCGTCATCTGGGTCCTGCTGTGGGACCGGATCACCGTCGGCAACGCCGTCAACGGTCTGATCATCGGTGCGGTGATCACCCAGATCTTCCCGCTGCCGTCGATCCAGTACTTCGGTCGGATCCACCCCTGGCCCCTGGTCGTGCTCACGACTCGCTTCTTCATCGACCTCGTCAGCGCGGCGATCGAGGTCAGCATCGCCACGCTCGACCGTCACCCGCCCAGGGGCGGGTCGATCGTCGAGGTGCAGCTGCGGGTGCGCAACGAGCTGTACATGACGATCATCTCCGCGCTGGTCTCGCTGGTCCCCGGGTCGATCGTCGTCGAGGCTCGCCGCACGGCCAACGTCCTCTACGTCCACGGCTTCCACGTCACCACCCCCGAGGGGCTCGAGGACCTGCGCGAGGACGTCCTCGCGGTCGAGACCCGCGTCGTGCGCGCCCTCGGGTCCCCGGAGGAGCTGGCGGCCGTCATGGGCGAGACCACCGCCAAGGAGGACGCATGA
- a CDS encoding Na+/H+ antiporter subunit D, which yields MSMVNVLPLPVLLPLLGAALTLVARRSQRAQVAISLIVLTACLGVAILLMWHTHTEGAMALWLGAWQEPLGIALVADRLSALMLLVSSFVILTVLVFAIGQGVADGDEDSPLAIYFPTYLVLSAGVSNAFLAGDLFNLFVSFEMLLFASFVLLTLGGSGTRIRAGTTYVIVSMVSSFLFLVAIAGVYAAAGTVNLAQLSLRLPEIDSTVALALQLMLLTVFGIKAAIFPMSAWLPDSYPSASAPVSAVFAGLLTKVGVYAIIRTQFLLFPDSPLTTLIMGAGLVTMLVGVLGAVAQPGIKRMLSFTLVSHIGYMLFGIGLATEAGLSAAVFYIAHHITVQTALFLIAGLIERAGGSTIIDRLGGLAAGAPIVAFLFFVPAMNLAGIPPFSGFVGKVALIQSGVDVGGATAWLLVTGSVVTSLLTLYAIAKTWSYAFWRPRNEGADHHTLEMPALTPSWGRLSDAIGATVAAQRPQTPITPPTKPVAVRRDMPPAMLGGATAVVAFSIGLAVFAGPLFRYTDAAAEQMISRDSYVGVVLPQEERR from the coding sequence ATGAGCATGGTCAACGTCCTCCCCCTGCCGGTGCTGCTCCCGCTGCTCGGCGCCGCCCTGACCCTCGTGGCCCGCCGCTCCCAACGGGCCCAGGTCGCCATCAGCCTGATCGTCCTCACCGCCTGCCTCGGCGTCGCGATCCTGCTGATGTGGCACACGCACACCGAGGGGGCGATGGCCCTGTGGCTCGGTGCCTGGCAGGAGCCGCTGGGCATCGCCCTGGTCGCCGACCGGCTCTCGGCGCTGATGCTGCTCGTCAGCAGCTTCGTCATCCTGACCGTGCTGGTCTTCGCCATCGGGCAGGGAGTCGCCGATGGTGACGAGGACTCGCCGCTGGCGATCTACTTCCCCACCTATCTCGTCCTCTCGGCCGGCGTGTCCAACGCCTTCCTCGCCGGGGACCTGTTCAACCTCTTCGTCAGCTTCGAGATGCTGCTCTTCGCCTCCTTCGTGCTGCTCACCCTCGGGGGCAGCGGCACGCGGATCCGCGCGGGGACCACCTACGTCATCGTCTCGATGGTCTCCTCCTTCCTCTTCCTCGTCGCCATCGCCGGCGTCTACGCGGCCGCCGGCACGGTCAACCTCGCCCAGCTGTCCCTCCGGCTCCCCGAGATCGACTCGACCGTGGCGCTGGCCCTGCAGCTGATGCTCCTCACCGTCTTCGGGATCAAGGCCGCGATCTTCCCGATGTCGGCGTGGTTGCCGGACAGCTACCCCTCCGCGTCCGCGCCGGTGAGCGCGGTCTTCGCCGGGCTGCTGACCAAGGTCGGCGTCTACGCGATCATCCGCACCCAGTTCCTCCTCTTCCCCGACTCCCCGCTCACCACGCTGATCATGGGCGCCGGTCTGGTGACCATGCTCGTCGGCGTCCTGGGGGCAGTGGCCCAGCCGGGCATCAAGCGAATGCTCTCCTTCACCCTCGTCAGCCACATCGGGTACATGCTCTTCGGCATCGGGCTGGCCACCGAGGCGGGCCTGTCGGCCGCGGTCTTCTACATCGCCCACCACATCACCGTGCAGACCGCGCTCTTCCTCATCGCCGGCCTGATCGAGCGCGCCGGCGGATCGACGATCATCGACCGGCTCGGCGGGCTGGCCGCCGGGGCCCCGATCGTGGCCTTCCTCTTCTTCGTCCCCGCGATGAACCTTGCCGGCATCCCCCCGTTCTCCGGCTTCGTCGGCAAGGTCGCACTCATCCAGAGCGGTGTCGACGTCGGCGGGGCGACGGCGTGGCTGCTCGTCACCGGATCGGTCGTCACCTCGCTGCTGACCCTCTACGCCATCGCCAAGACGTGGAGCTACGCCTTCTGGCGACCGCGGAATGAGGGCGCCGACCACCACACGCTCGAGATGCCGGCGCTCACCCCCTCCTGGGGGCGACTCAGCGACGCCATCGGCGCCACGGTGGCTGCGCAGCGCCCCCAGACGCCGATCACACCCCCGACCAAACCGGTCGCGGTGCGTCGCGACATGCCACCCGCGATGCTCGGCGGGGCGACGGCCGTGGTCGCCTTCAGCATCGGGCTCGCCGTCTTCGCCGGGCCCCTCTTCCGCTACACGGATGCGGCCGCCGAGCAGATGATCAGCCGCGACTCCTACGTCGGGGTCGTGCTGCCGCAGGAGGAGCGACGATGA